GGTGAGGGCGACGACCCGCCGAAGAGTGACGCCCCCGCCGAGCGCGGCGCCACGTGGGCGCGGGCGCACTACGCGTCGGCCGACCCCGAGATCCGCGAGGTGCTCGAGGCGAGTGCGGCCGAGGGAGGGACGGCCGTCGATCCGACCGCGCTCGCCGACGTTCCGGAGCCGGTCGCCGCGCTGTTCGACCGGATCGACGTCGGCTACTACCGCGGCGACGCGGCGGAGATCACCTCGCTGGAGCTTGACAAGGTCGCGGGCGTCGAGGCCGCGCTCGACGTGCTCGACGTGCGGGACCCGTTCCTGCTCGTGATGGGCGACAGCAAGTCGGACCTGCGGGTGATGGAGTGGGCCGCCGAACGTGGCTCGGGCATCGCCGCCGCGCCCGAGCACGCCTCCGCGGACGTGCTCTCGCACGTGCTGGCCCGCGACGAGCTGGTGTTCGACCGCGGGGCCTCGGCGCGGACGCTCCGGACCGCCTACGTCCTCAACCTGCTCGCTCGCCTCGAGTAAGTCGCGGCGTAATTATATACGTCCGTCACGACCGCCCGTCCATGCACGATTTCATCGTCGTCGGCGCCGGCCCGCCGGGCTCGCGGTTCGCCAGGCGCGCGGCCGAGGCCGGCCGCGACGTGGTCGCCTTCGAGAAGGGGACCGTCGGCGAGCCGCTGGCCTGCTCGGGGCACGTCTCCGACGACGTCTGGGGGTACGTCCCAGACGAGGCTCGCGACCGACTCCTCCAGAACCGCGTGTACGGCGCGCGGTTCCACGTCGGCGGCCCCGGCTCGACGGCGTACCCGTTTTACAAGGACCGCCCCGTCTCGAACGTGATCGACCGCGTCGGGCTCGACCGGACGCTCGCCGACTGCGCGCGCGAGGCGGGCGCCGACGTGCGCGAGGGCCACACCGTCCTCGACGTGGAGGAGCGGCCGGACCGCGTCGCTGTCGAGGTCCGGACTCCCGCCGGCGACGTCGAGACCGTCGAGGCGCGGATGGTCGCCGGCTGCGACGGCCCCACGTCACGCGTACGCCGGTCGCTCGACCTCCCCGAGCCGGACGAGCTGCTCCACGGCGTGCTCGCGTTCGACGACGCGTCCGACGCCGGCGACCTCGCCGACGTCCACCTCACCGCGCCGACGTTCTTCGCGTGGCGGATACCGCGGGGCGACGCCGGCGTCGAGTACGGGCTCGCGGCGCCCCCGAGCGACGACGTCACGGCGATGTTCGACCGGCTCACCGACGCGTACGGCGCGACGACCGACCGATTCTGCTCGGGCGCAATCCCGGTGGGCCCGCCGGACCGGGTCACGTCGGACCGCGCGTTCCTGATCGGGGACGCGGCCGCGCAGACGAAGCCGTTCACCGGCGGGGGGATACTGTACGGAATGACCGCGGCCGACGTGGCCGCGGACGTCGTCGACCCGGCGGACCCGGCGACGCTCGCCGACTACGAGACCGGCTGGCGCGACGCGATCGGCCGGGAGATCCTGCTCGGGAAAGGGATCCGCCGGTGCTACTCGCTGCCGGAGCCGGTCCAGCGGCTCGGCCTCCGGGCGCTGTCGGGCGAGATCGGCGTCCACATGGACCGCCCGAGCTCCTTTTTCTCGGCGACGCACCTCCGGCGGCTGTTCTCGCGGAGCGACCCGCCGGAGTGACCGGGGTCCGAGAGGCGGCTCCGACGGCGACGCTACTCCCCGACGACCTCTGCGAACGAGACGTTCTCGCGTACGCTCGTGATCTCGACCGTCGGCTCGTCGCCCGGCTCGGAGTCGGGGACGATGACGACGTAGCCGCGTTCGATCTTCGCGATCCCGTCGCCCTTGTCGCCGAGCGTCTCGATCGTGACCTCGCGGACGTCGCCCTCGGAGACCGGCGGGCCGGCGGCGGCGTCCGCGGGGGAGCGCGCCGCGGGGGCGCCGGCCCCGTTGCCCGCGACGTCCCGGTCCGACGACGCGTTCGCCGCGGCCTCTGTCGGCGCGGCGGTCTCTTCTCCTTCGTCTCGTTTTATCAGCGCTACCCGGTACGTCTCGTCTGGGGCGACCGTCCCGTGTTCGATCTCCGACGAGGGGACCGCGACGACGTGGTCGCCGTCGCGCTCTTCGACCTCTCCGGTGAACAGGCACGCGAGCGAATCGGTGATCTCGACCATGCGTGACGTTGCGAACACGGTAATGAAAAGCTCCCTATTTGTCACCCGCGGCGCGGATGCGATCTGAGCGCGGTTCGGATGCGGTCGGAGCGCGGTCGCGAGCCGAGAGAGCCCCCGCTCGGATCACCAGCCGAACATAAACGTTTACCCTGTTCCGAATGAATCGCCGACCATGAGCCGAAACTACGAGTCGCTCCACGACCCGAACGCGGAGTACACGATGCGGGAGCTCTCCGCCGAGACGATGGAGGTCACGGGGTCGCGCGGCGGCGACCGCGACGTCGAGATCACGGACGTCCAGACGACGATGGTCGACGGGAACTTCCCGTGGACGCTCGTCCGCGTCTACACCGACGCGGGCGTCGTCGGCACCGGCGAGGCGTACTGGGGCGCCGGCGTCCCGGAGCTGATCGAGCGCATGAAGCCGTTCGTCGTCGGCGAGAACCCGCTCGACATCGACCGACTGTACGAGCACCTCATCCAGAAGATGTCGGGCGAGGGCTCGGTCGAGGGCGTCACCGTCACCGCGATCTCCGGGATCGAGGTCGCGCTCCACGACCTCGCCGGGAAGATCCTCGACGTGCCCGCCTACCAGCTGCTCGGCGGGAAGTACCGCGATCGGATGCGCGTCTACTGCGACTGCCACACCGAGGAGGAGGCCGACCCCGACGCGTGCGCCGACGAGGCCGAGCGCGTCGTCGACGAGCTCGGCTACGACGCGCTGAAGTTCGACCTCGACGTCCCCTCGGGGTTAGAGAAGGACCGCGCGAACCGCCACCTCCGCCCCGGCGAGATCCGCCACAAGGCGGAGATCGTCGAGAAGGTCACCGAGCGCGTGAAGGACAAGGCCGACGTCGCCTTCGACTGCCACTGGACGTTCTCGGGCGGCTCCGCGAAGCGCCTCGCGGAGGCCATCAACGATCACGACGTGTGGTGGCTCGAGGACCCCGTGCCGCCGGAGAATCTGGAGGTCCAAGAGGAGGTCACCAAGAGCACGACCACGCCGATCGCGGTCGGCGAGAACCGCTACCGCGTCACCGAACTGCGCCGGCTCATCGAGAACCAGGCGGTCGACATCGTCGCCCCCGACCTGCCGAAGGTCGGCGGGATGCGCGAGACCCGCAAAATCGCGGACGTGGCGAACCAGTACTACGTTCCGGTGGCGATGCACAACGTCGCCTCGCCGGTCGCGACGATGGCGGCGACCCACGTCGGCGCCGCGATCCCGAACTCGCTGGCGATCGAGTACCACTCCTACGAGCTCGGCTGGTGGGAGGACCTCGTCGAGGAGGACGTCATCGAGGACGGCTACATCGAGGTGCCCGAGGAGCCGGGGCTCGGCGTCACGCTCGACATGGACGCCGTGGAAGAGCACATGGTCGAGGGCGAGACTCTGTTCGACGAAGCGTAGCGAAGTCGTGCTCGCCTGACGAAGTCAGGCGGTGTTCGACGAGGCGTAAGCGAGGTCAGGCGTCCGCGACGACCTCGTCGAGTCGGACCGGGTCGAGTCCCCGCCGGTCCAGTTCCGCCTCGGTCTCGCGGAGCCGGGGCGCGATCTCGTCCGGCTCGTGGCTGTCGGTCCCGACGGTCACCCGGACGCCGGCGTCGACGAGCCGGTCGAGGAACGCCGGGGCGGGGTGAAACTCCCCGTAGTCGTCGAGCAGCCGACCGGCGTTGATCTCGGGAACGGTCCGCGACTCCCGGAGCGCGTCGGCGACCGCGGCGTAGTGATCCTCGGTCGCGAACCCGCGGAGGTGAGGGTTCCGCTCGATCAGGTCCGGATGCGCGGCGATCGCGAACAGCTCCGAGTCGACCAGCGCGACCAGCTTCTCGAAGTACCGCTCCACGAGCGCCTGTCGCTCCGACGCGGGCTTGTCGGCGAAGTGCGAACGCGCGTGGATGTTCGCGCCGTCGAGCTCGTGGACGCTGCCGACCGCGTAGTCGAAGTCGGCCTCGGCGAGGAAGTCGGCGATCGCCGCCTCGTGTGCGGGGTCGTAATCCATCTCCGCGGCGTCGAACACGTCGATCGAGGCGTCCTCGCGGACCGCCTCGATCGCCGTCCGGCGTCGCTCGTACGTCAGGTCGAGGTTGAATCCGAGCGCGCGCCTGTACCGCTTCGCGCCGGCCTCGGGCGAGACGTTGCAGTGGTCCGCGAACCCGATCCCGTCGAGCCCCGCGTCCGCGGCGGCGTCCACCATCCACCGCAGGAACGCCCCGTCCGAGTAGTTCGTGTGGGCGTGGTAATCGTGCACGCGTCGCCGTAGGTCGCGCGGCGACTCGTAGCTTCGGGTCTCCGAGCGTCGCCGGCCCGTCTCAGTACCCCGTCTCCAGCGCCGAGTTCGCGACGAGCACGGCGAACGTGACGCCGAACAGGACCGCCAGGATCGCGAAGGAGGCGCCCCAGCCGAACAGGTCCGCCGCGAGCCCGACGCCGAAGGAGCCCGCGGAGCCGACGACGGTGTAGACGGTCCGAACGAGCCCGAATCCGGCGCCGCGCTCCGCGTCGCCGAGCGCGTCCATGAACCGCGGGTCGATCGCCGAGAAGAAGCTCGCGCCGGAGCCGGCCAGCAGCACCGCGACGGCTACCCCAGCGGGTCCGGGGCCGAAGACGAAGGCGGCGGTGCCGACAGCGCCCGCCAGCATCGCCCCGCCGATGGCGGTGTCGCGACCGACGCGGTCCGAGAGCCGCCCCAGCGCGACCTGCGCGACCGCCCGGACGACGAAGAACGCGGAGAAGACGCCGGCGGCGAACGACGGCGAGTACCCCCGGAACTCGACGAGGAACGTGGGGAGGAACGACATCACGCCCTGGACCACGTACGTGCCGACCATCGCGATGAAGAGGGGGAGGAGGATGCTCGGCCGCGAGAGGAGCTCGACGAGCGGCGCGACCGCGAACCGGTCCCGCATCGGCTGGTCGGGACGGCGCGGCTCGGTCGGGCGGACGCGCCACGCGAACAGCAGGAACACCGGTGCGCCGACCAGCGCGGCCAGCGCGACCGCGGGGCGCCAGCCGTACCGGACGCCGACCCAGGCCGCGGCGACCGGCGCCACGAGTCCCGCGAGGGGACCGCCCGCGGAGTGGAGCCCGAACGCCGTTCCGATGTCGTCGAAGGTCCGCGAGAGCAGCGTCGTCGCCACCGCGTAGTGGAGCCCGGCGACGAGCCCGAGGAGCACCGCCGCCAACACGAACAGGGGAAAGACGGGCGCGAAAGCGAGCACCGCGCTCATCGCGGTGGTCCCGCCGACGGCGACGAGGATGACCTTCCGCTCGCCGTGGCGGTCCGCGAGCACGCCGCTCGGGAACTGGGCGGCGCCGTACGCCAGCCACATCCCGGAGAGCGCGATCCCGATGGCGGTGTTCGACACCCCGAAGTCGTCGACGATCAGCGGGACGACCGGACTGATCGCCAGCCTGGCGAAGTACGTCACCAGGAACGCGAGCATGCACAGCGACAGCACCGTGTGACGGTACTGCCAGCTCATCCGCCTGTCACTGACCGGAGGTGGGTCCGGTCGGGGGTCAACGCTTTCGGTTTCGGAGCGGCGTCGTCTCCCTCACTCGCCGGCGTCGTGCGACTGACGGGGAGCGTCGCCCGAGCCCTCCCGCAACCGGTCCGCGATGGCGGCGCCGGCGGCCCGCGGGGGCGCCTCCGCGACGGCGACCGCGTCGCCGACCGCGACGCGTCCGGGCTCGACGACCTCACAGCAGAGCCCGCCGCGGTTCCGCAACGCCGGCGCGAGCCCCTCCGCGCCGGCCAGCGACTCGACGCGCGCGCAGGGCGGCCGGCGCCGGGTCGGCCGCAGGCGCGCCTCGCCGACGGAGACGGTCGCCTCCAACAGGTCGTCCATCCCCGCGCCGAACCCCTCGACGACGACGTTCCGGCGGTGGCGGCCGTCGGAGAGGTCGATCCCGGTCTCGGCGCGGACCGCGTCGAGGGCCTCGGCGGCGACGAGGGTGACGGCGCAGCCGTCGAGTTGGAAGTGCCCGTCGCCGCGGCGGTACCGGTCGCCCCCGACGCCGCCCGGCCGGACCGTGGCGGCCTCCCGGAGCTCGGGCGGTGCGCCGCCCTCGGACGCCGTGACGAGGCTCCTAACAACGCCGCCAGCCGCGTTCTCGGCCGTCATCCGGGCCCTCCGAGCAGCGACGGGTCGCCGGGCTTCAGCCACTCGCGGTGCGCGTAGTAGACGACGCAGACCGGGGGCGCGACCAGCGCGGCGAGCGCGTACAGCCATTTGAAAAACCCGAAATCGGCGACGCCGCGCTCGTCCAGCGACAGCGCGTCGAGGAGGACCGCGGCGGTCGCGAGCGGCGCGAGGAGGTAGCCGTGGGCGAACGCGACGGCGGCCCCGAGCGGGGTGCCGGCCGAGAGCAGCGCCCAGTCGAGCGCGTAGAGGACGGTCCACCCGCCGGCGGCGGCGGCGAGGACGGGGAGCCACGGGCCGTCGAACCGCCTGTCGGGCGATTCTGCGGCCGACCCGTCCGGGTCGTCGGCGGGGGCTGCAGCGTGCGTGCTCACGGTCGAGGTGGGTGCCGGACGGTACTCAACGTTCGGGTCGGAGGCGGTTCGCGGGCGGGTCGCAGGCGGCGGGGTCGGTGCGGTCGCTGCGGTCGGCGCGGTCGCTGCGCTCCTCGCCGCCGCGAGGCGAGCTACTCGTCGAAGGTGCCGGCCGAGAGGTAGCGCTCGCCGCTGTCCCAGAACACGGTGACGACGAGCGGCTCGTCGCCCTCGTGCGCGCCGGACTCACGGAGGTCGGCCGCGACGTCCTTCGCGGCGAGGTTCGAGGCGCCCGAGGACTGCCCGACGAGGATTCCCTCCTCGCGTGCGAGTCGGCGGCACTCGGCCTCCGCGTCGTCGATGTCGACCGCGTGGACCTCGTCGATCAGGTCGACGTCGAGGTTCGGGGAGACGAACCCCGGCCCCATCCCCTGGAATCGGTCGACGCCGGGCTCGCCGCCGGAGAGGACCGCGTTGTCGGTGGGCTCGACCGCGTCGATCCGAACGTCGGGGAAGGCCTCGCGGAGCCGACGACCGATCCCGGAGAGGGTGCCGCCCGTTCCGACGCCGGCGACGAGCGCGTCGACGGTCCGGTCGCCGACCTGTTCGAGGACCTCCGGACCGGTCGTCTCGTAGTGGGCGCGGGGGTTCGCGGGGTTCTCGAACTGGCGGAGCTGGATCATTCCCTCCTCGGCCTCCAGCTCGTCGGCGCGCTCCTTGGCCGCGGAGATGTCGCCGTCGACGAGCTCGACGTCGGCGCCGTAGGCGCGCATGAGCCGGCGGCGCTCCATCGACTTCCCGTCGGGCATCACGAGCGTCACGTCGTACCCCTTCACGGCGCCGACCATCGCCAGCCCGATGCCGGTGTTGCCGGAGGTCGGCTCGACGATGCCGTCGCCGGGCTCCAGCTTACCGGCCTCCTCGGCCGCCTCGACCATGTACCGCGCCGGGCGGTCCTTCGCGGAGCCGCCCGGGTTTCGCGACTCGACCTTCGCGGCCACCGTCGTCTCCGGCGGCGAGTCGACTCGCACCAGCGGCGAGCCGAGCCCCTTCAACACGTCGTCGTCCATTGACCGAACGAACGGGGTCGTCACTCAAATGCCCGACGGACCGCGGCAAGACGCGTTCGCTTCCGACCCGGTTCCGATCGGCCACCGGGAGCGCGGTTGCCACCGACGCGCGGTTTACAAGGCTCGCCGGCGTATCGAGGAGGTATGACGCTCGAAACGCTCGCGCCCGACGAGGCCGGCGCGACCGACGGCGACGCGCTCGACGACGAGGTCCTAGCGGCGCTCGGGGCCGGCGACTATCGGTTCAAGGTGTGGGGCGGCGACTGGTGCGGCGACTGCCAGCGGCAGCTCCCCGCGTTCGCGGCCGCGCTCGACGCCGCCGGCGTCCCAGACGATCGGATCGAGGACTTCCCGGTCACGAAGGGGCCGAACGGGAAGGAGGGGGAAGCGGTCGAGGCGTACGGGATCGAGCTGATCCCGACCGTCGTGGTCGAGAGCGCCGACGGCGAGGAGCTCGCCCGCTTCGTCGAGGAGGCGGACGTGTCGATCGCTGAGTTCCTCGCGCGCGAGCTCGCCGAGACCGAGGCGAGCGCCTGAGTCGAGGCCGGTCCCCTTTCAACCGAGCTCAGGCGTCGAGTTCGGCGACGATCCGCTCGCGGATCGGCTCGGCGTCCACCGCCGCCCACGCCTCGATGTCGTAGGTCACGTCGGCGAGGACCTCCAGCCGGTCGGCGTCGCCCTCGCCGATCGCCGCCACCGCGTCCTCGGAGAGCCGCTCCAACACCGCCTTAGAGAGCGCCTCGCGGTCCACGTCGCGCTCGGGCACGTCGAGGATGTGCGGGAGGTCGCCTGCGTCCTCGGGCAGCGACGGGAACGCGGCGGGCCCGACCGCGAGGGCGACGTCGTCCGCGTCGAGGCCCTCGTCGGGGGCGGCGACCGCCGGCGCCTCGTCGCCGGCCTCGTCGAGCGCCCCGGGCGGCGCCGGCACCAGGGCGTACTCCGCGACGGCGACGTCGATGGCGGCGGCGATGGCGTCGTCGTCGACCTCCGTCCGCTGTTTGAACGCGAGCTCCGAGAGCGCCCGCGAGAGCTCCGCGCGGGTGAGCCAGTCGAACAGGTCGACGACGCCGGCGAGGTCGTCGCGGGCTGCCGCGCTGGGCGCGGCTCCTGAGTCGACGGGATCGCCCGTTCCTCCCATCCGTCAGTCCTCCCCCGGCGCCGGGTCGGGGAGCGAGTCCGCCGGCGGCCGATGGCCGTTCGAGCGGACGTCGGCGTCGGCGAGCGCCCGGGCGGTTCGAGTCGCGTCGTCCCCCAGTCCGTCGGCCGCCGCCGCGAGGTCGGCGCGCGCCGCCTCGGCGACCTCGGCCGGCGTGACCGTCGCGTCGCGCCACGCCGGGAGCCGGGTGTCCGGTCCCGGCTCGCCCAGCGCGTCGGCGTACGTCGCCGCCTGCGAGCGCTCGCCGCCGCGGTCGTAGTCGAGGCCGTTGAACGCGGCGTCGGTCTCGTAGCCGGCGATCACCCGTTCGGCCGCCTCGCGGTAGCGGTCGGCGAGCCCGCCGTAGTCGACGGCGACCCCGCCCTCCTCGACCGCTCGGAGGGTCGCCTCCCCGACCGCGCGGCTCATGTCGGCGAGGCCCGTCGGACCGTCGACGGAGCGGTGGTCGTGCTCGTAGCGGCCGAGGTCGACCTGCGCGCTCCCCGCGAAGCCGGCGTGCGCGTACGCCTCGCCGAGCGTCCCGGCCTCCAGACCCCAGCCGCGCTGGACGCGGAGCTTCGAGACGAGGTCGGTCGTCGCCGCGAACTCCCCGGCGAGCGCGTACCGGAACGACTCGAGGTACTCGAGCACGCCCGCCTCGCGGCGCTCGGTGGCGTCGGCGAGCGCGCGGACGAGCGGCCGGAAGAACAGCCGGAACAGCCGGCCGTACAGCGCCCCGTCCTCGACGCGGGCGTAGTACCCCTTCGAGAACGAGTGCCCGTTCGCGACCGGGAACAGCAGGCGGTTGACGAACGCCGGCGAGTACGTCTTCGTGTCGGCGTCGTGGACGACGACGTACTCCTCCTCCAATGCCCGGCCGAGACCGAGCCACACGTCTCGGCCCTTGCCGCGCTCGCCGTCGAGCCCGCGGTCGGCGAGCAGTTCGGAGAGGCGGGGGCCGCCGCACCACAGCGTCTCCACGTCGAGGTCGAAGCCGGCGAGCCACCTGGCGAAGGGCCCGACGCGCTCGGGCGGGGCTCGGAGGGGGACGATCACCCGAGCGGGGTCGACCGTCTCCAGCGCCGAGAGGACGCGCTCGGCCGCGAGCGTGCCGTACTCGCGCTCCGTCATCGGCACCACGACCGCCGCCCGGCCGGTGGGGGCGTCCGGCCGGTGGTCGGTCAACGCGTGCAGCGTCGTCACGCGCTCTTGGACGTACTCCATTATCACCGTACAGGGGCGGGACGCCCTAAATAGGTGCGATACCCGTGGCGCGTGCCGACACACGCACAGGGGTCGAGGCGACCGCGCTTCCCGCCGCGCTCAGGCCGCCGGGTCCGCGCCCGCCGCGCCGCCCGGGACGCGGCCCATGCGCTCTAAGGCGGCGTAGGCGACGACGACGGCGCCGAGCCCCCCGGCGAGCGCGAGGAAGACCGTGTCGTAGGCGACGCCGGCCTCGATCGCCTCACCGACGGCCCACGAGCCGGCCGCCTGGGTCGTCATCATGCCGGCGGAGTAGACGGCGTACGCCGACGCCCGGGACCCGTCCGGCAGCGACGCCAGCAGGAAGGTGTCCATCGCGGGGAACAGCATGTGGATCGCGAAGCCGACGGCGACGCTCGCGGCGACGACGGTGACGAGGCCGGAGGCCGCGACGACGAGGACGACGCTGACGAGGAACGCCGTCACGATCCCGAGCAGGTACGGCACGTGCGGGAGCCGGTCGGCGAGGTCTCCGGAGACGAGGAAGGCGGGGACGCCGGCGGCGAAGATCACCGTCAGGAGGTTCCGGGCGGTCGCCGGCGGGAGCCCCTTGTCGATCATGTACAGCTCGTAGAAGTTGAACAGGCCCTGCCAGACGAAGCCCGTGAGGCCCATCAGCACGACGGCCGTCAGGACGAGCTTCCACTCGGAGAGCGCGCCGCCGAGGAAATCGGTGTCGCCCGCGCCGGCGTCGGGGAGGTCCGTCCGCCCGGCCAGGACCGCGAAGACGACCGTCGTCGTCGCCGCCGCGGTCGCGAGCCCGTAGAACGCGAACCGCCAGTCGTACCACAGCGCGACCGTGACGACCGGCGCGGCGGCGACCGCGGCGAGCTGGCTCGCGGTGCCGTGGACCCCCATCGCGCGGCCGACGCGCTCCGGGAACAGCTCGGAGACGAACGGGTTGGCGGCGACGAAGTAGACGCCGGAGGCCAGGCCGATCGCGAACGCGGCCGCCATCAGCGTCGGCACGCCCGGCGCCAGCGCGACGCCGAGCGCGCCGAGCGTCAGCATCGCTCCCGAGACCAAGATTACGAGGCGACGTGAGAACCGGGTGAGCGCCCACCCGGCCGGGAGCCGCGGGGCCGCCGATCCGAGCCACGCGAGCGTGACGATGAGCCCGGCGGTCCCCTCGCCGATCGCGAACTCGCCGATGAACGCTCCCACGAGGGGCGCGAACACCACGCGCGCGAAGTTGACGAGGAAGACGAGGGCACACAGCGATCCGAACAGCCGAGTCCGAGACACGACCGCGCTTCACGGCGCCCGGAGACAAGCGTTGCGGAAGCGGGGCGCCGCGGGAGGTCGTGGCGTGTCGCACCGCGCCGACGGGGAGGCGTCGACGTCCGACTCGCGTCGTACGGGGTTTTTATACCCGCACGCGACAAACCCGGACATATGAAATCGACGCGTAAGGGACTTCGCGACGGCGACCTGTTCAAGGACACCTACGAGCGACTGAACTGCGCCGACTGCGAGAAGGTGTTAAAGAAGAAGAACGACCCCGACGAGGTGTTCTCGGTCCGCGTCTGCCCCGAGTGCGAGGCGACGTACAAGGAGCTCCGTTAGGCCGACGCGCCGCCGTCGCTGGCACCTGACGGACAGATACCTCCCGTCCCCGCGCGTTTTCCTCCGTCTCCGGCGGAGTCGTCGTCCTCTCGCCAGCGAGCCCGCCGCCGATCTCGCCGCCTCGACTCGCGATCGGAGAGCGGCGCGGTCACTCGAAGACGGCGTCGAACGCCGAGGCGCCGAGCGGGTCGAAGGTTCCGGCGGCGACGTTCTCGCGCACGTGATCCGCGTCGCTCGCGCCGACGAGGGAGGCGGTGACGCCCGGCGCGCTCCGTGCGAAGTTGAGCGCGCGCTGCGCGGGCGTCTCGCCGGCGAGCGTCGCGTCGACGTCGGCCGGGATCGCGCCCTCGTTCGCGAGTTCTCCCTGCCCGATGCTCGCGCTCGTCACCACGGAGAGCCCGGCCTCGTGAGCGAACTCCAAGGTCGAGATCGGGTCGATATCTGAGCCGGCGTGGCCGTCACCGCCGGGCGGTCGCTGGTTCCGCCGCGTGAACGCGTCCGCCATCGCGACGTTGAAGGGGAGCTGTATCGCCTCGAACCCGTGGTCGTCGTCCGGGCCGACCGCGTCGCCGGCGGCCTCGGCCCTGGCGAGGACCTCGGCCAGCGAGAGGTACCGCTCGTCGCCCTCGGGGACCCGGAAGGCGTCCCACGTCGCGACGCCGTACGCCCCGATATCGCCGGCGACGCGACGGCGTTCGAGAGCCTCGAAGGCGGCCTCCAACCGGTCGTACACCGCCTCGCGGGAGCGGGTCGCGAGCTGCGTCTCCGGGTTGTGGACGTAGTAGCAGTCGACCGCGTCGAGCCCGAGCCGGTCCAGCGAGCGGTCGAGCGACCACTCCAGGTAGCCGGGATCGATCGCGTGGGCGCCGTTCGCGAGCTCGTCGGCGTCGACGATCCCGGCCGCGAGGTAGCGGTCGCGGACGAACGCCGCGGGGTCGTCAGGTCGCTCGCCGTTGAACGGGAGGAACCCTCCCTTCGTCGCGACCACGACCGCCTCGCGGTCGACCGGCGAGTCGCGGACCGCCTCGCCGACGACGCGCTCGGCCCGCCCGCAGCGGTAGTTGACCGCGGTGTCGACGTGGTTCACCCCGGAGCGGAGCGCGAGCCCGATCGCCTCGCGG
Above is a window of Halorubrum depositum DNA encoding:
- a CDS encoding glycosyltransferase family protein — encoded protein: MEYVQERVTTLHALTDHRPDAPTGRAAVVVPMTEREYGTLAAERVLSALETVDPARVIVPLRAPPERVGPFARWLAGFDLDVETLWCGGPRLSELLADRGLDGERGKGRDVWLGLGRALEEEYVVVHDADTKTYSPAFVNRLLFPVANGHSFSKGYYARVEDGALYGRLFRLFFRPLVRALADATERREAGVLEYLESFRYALAGEFAATTDLVSKLRVQRGWGLEAGTLGEAYAHAGFAGSAQVDLGRYEHDHRSVDGPTGLADMSRAVGEATLRAVEEGGVAVDYGGLADRYREAAERVIAGYETDAAFNGLDYDRGGERSQAATYADALGEPGPDTRLPAWRDATVTPAEVAEAARADLAAAADGLGDDATRTARALADADVRSNGHRPPADSLPDPAPGED
- a CDS encoding MFS transporter, which translates into the protein MSRTRLFGSLCALVFLVNFARVVFAPLVGAFIGEFAIGEGTAGLIVTLAWLGSAAPRLPAGWALTRFSRRLVILVSGAMLTLGALGVALAPGVPTLMAAAFAIGLASGVYFVAANPFVSELFPERVGRAMGVHGTASQLAAVAAAPVVTVALWYDWRFAFYGLATAAATTTVVFAVLAGRTDLPDAGAGDTDFLGGALSEWKLVLTAVVLMGLTGFVWQGLFNFYELYMIDKGLPPATARNLLTVIFAAGVPAFLVSGDLADRLPHVPYLLGIVTAFLVSVVLVVAASGLVTVVAASVAVGFAIHMLFPAMDTFLLASLPDGSRASAYAVYSAGMMTTQAAGSWAVGEAIEAGVAYDTVFLALAGGLGAVVVAYAALERMGRVPGGAAGADPAA
- a CDS encoding HVO_0758 family zinc finger protein, whose amino-acid sequence is MKSTRKGLRDGDLFKDTYERLNCADCEKVLKKKNDPDEVFSVRVCPECEATYKELR
- a CDS encoding aldo/keto reductase, producing the protein MATSDALWAYRDRFGDAFGRTYFRRFGPGVASSVGIGTYLGEPTAAVDDASREAIGLALRSGVNHVDTAVNYRCGRAERVVGEAVRDSPVDREAVVVATKGGFLPFNGERPDDPAAFVRDRYLAAGIVDADELANGAHAIDPGYLEWSLDRSLDRLGLDAVDCYYVHNPETQLATRSREAVYDRLEAAFEALERRRVAGDIGAYGVATWDAFRVPEGDERYLSLAEVLARAEAAGDAVGPDDDHGFEAIQLPFNVAMADAFTRRNQRPPGGDGHAGSDIDPISTLEFAHEAGLSVVTSASIGQGELANEGAIPADVDATLAGETPAQRALNFARSAPGVTASLVGASDADHVRENVAAGTFDPLGASAFDAVFE